The Exiguobacterium acetylicum genome includes a window with the following:
- a CDS encoding flagellar protein FlaG: protein MNSINTEIRLHLPSNVLPYEATRNVFVEANQEALAEEGVVVLPTPQHITKLETAMEQANIKLELQRTGLKFVKHEQLNEYYIQVVDTNNNVVQEIPSKKELDFFAAFMEFNQLIDKRI from the coding sequence ATGAATTCCATCAATACGGAAATTCGCCTTCATCTGCCTTCGAACGTCCTACCGTACGAAGCGACACGGAATGTGTTTGTGGAAGCGAATCAGGAAGCGTTAGCAGAAGAAGGAGTCGTCGTTCTACCGACACCCCAACACATTACGAAACTTGAAACAGCGATGGAACAAGCGAACATCAAACTTGAACTTCAACGGACAGGACTGAAGTTCGTTAAACATGAACAATTGAACGAATATTACATTCAAGTCGTTGATACGAATAATAACGTCGTGCAGGAAATTCCGAGTAAAAAGGAACTTGATTTTTTTGCGGCATTCATGGAATTTAATCAATTAATCGATAAACGGATTTAA
- a CDS encoding flagellin, with the protein MIINHNITALNTHNKLSAASAAQSKSMEKLASGLRINKAGDDAAGLSISEKMRAQVRGLDQASRNAQDGISMIQTAEGALNEVHAISQRMRELAVQGANETNNSDDKGAILDELEQLETEINRVSKTTAFNDKKLLNGDLSAKLDSTSELKVGTAAGVGSVISAIDVSGALANRDYQFSYDDTTDKLTLTRSGDNVAQTITLPATAGDSKTLSFNELGISLTVSGTTTADLIGAALETTATDTIKTAAGSGAAEFLIGTKGGSDETLSVSFGKYDASTIGNIESANGSDTIELALNKLQAANGLSKSNFENLISTMDRSIKDISTQRSSLGANQNRLEHTINNLKTSSENITAAESRVRDVDMAKEMMNQTKNSILAQAAQAMLAQSNQTPQGVLQLLR; encoded by the coding sequence ATGATTATCAATCACAACATTACAGCGCTTAACACGCACAACAAATTGTCTGCGGCTTCTGCAGCGCAAAGCAAATCAATGGAGAAACTTGCTTCAGGTCTTCGCATCAACAAAGCTGGAGACGATGCAGCAGGTCTTTCAATTTCTGAAAAAATGCGTGCTCAAGTTCGTGGACTTGATCAAGCTTCACGAAATGCACAAGATGGTATTTCAATGATTCAAACAGCTGAAGGAGCTTTAAATGAAGTACACGCAATTTCTCAACGTATGCGTGAGTTAGCGGTTCAAGGTGCTAACGAAACAAATAATAGCGATGATAAAGGCGCGATTCTAGATGAATTAGAGCAGTTAGAAACTGAAATCAATCGTGTTTCTAAAACTACAGCATTCAACGATAAAAAATTATTGAATGGTGATCTATCTGCTAAGCTAGATTCAACTTCTGAATTAAAAGTAGGTACTGCAGCAGGTGTAGGTTCTGTAATTTCTGCAATTGATGTATCTGGAGCTTTAGCTAATCGTGACTATCAGTTTTCATACGATGATACAACTGATAAGTTAACGTTAACAAGAAGTGGAGATAACGTTGCTCAAACTATTACGTTACCTGCTACTGCTGGCGACTCTAAAACCCTATCGTTTAATGAATTGGGAATTAGTTTAACAGTTAGTGGTACAACTACAGCAGACCTTATTGGTGCAGCATTAGAAACAACAGCTACTGATACGATTAAAACTGCAGCAGGAAGTGGAGCGGCAGAATTTTTAATTGGTACAAAAGGAGGATCAGATGAAACTCTATCTGTATCTTTCGGAAAATACGACGCATCGACAATTGGTAACATTGAATCTGCGAATGGTTCAGATACCATCGAACTAGCTTTAAATAAATTACAAGCTGCTAATGGATTAAGTAAATCTAATTTTGAAAACTTAATTTCTACAATGGATCGTTCAATTAAAGATATTTCAACACAACGTTCTTCTTTAGGTGCTAATCAAAACCGTCTAGAACATACAATCAACAACTTAAAAACATCGTCTGAAAATATCACAGCGGCTGAATCACGCGTTCGTGACGTTGATATGGCGAAAGAAATGATGAACCAAACAAAGAACTCGATTCTTGCACAAGCTGCACAAGCAATGTTGGCTCAATCGAATCAGACACCGCAGGGCGTTCTTCAACTCCTTCGATAA
- a CDS encoding methyl-accepting chemotaxis protein — MRKLRSNLKVRLFFWVLAISVITSGISAQLVLYLHRGLDVADTKAIWFGAGIGLLLSLIGTSLIQLILRQPIKAIEKATETAREVANGNFNVDFEEAKRGDEVDQLMHELEVMVLHIRKQATQMGSSSDKLTASAQEIAAAVQEGNASGESIRSAMAELSAKMNENVDQAYLSMDALGAVKRTMDDVAKEMNEALKSATVMQTEAQNGKTLATDSVEAMHMISKKMEQSATLNGRLTDMTGEISRITDVISDISAQTNLLSLNASIEAARAGEAGRGFAVVAAEVKKLAEQTATSAKEITDLISGVKRLVNDTANAMTDVQSEVATGVGLVEQAGSSFEEIHHSTENVYSRVKSVDQLVVKSDQEIDQVGLTTANILAMVEEASKHAEQVLQASSHQAASLGEVNGAMEELVAVAEQLQAETGATRL; from the coding sequence ATGCGTAAATTACGAAGTAACTTGAAGGTACGGTTATTCTTTTGGGTCTTAGCAATCTCAGTCATCACGAGCGGTATCTCAGCCCAACTCGTGCTCTATCTCCATCGTGGACTTGACGTCGCGGATACGAAAGCGATCTGGTTCGGAGCAGGGATCGGCTTATTGTTATCGTTGATTGGAACGTCATTGATTCAATTGATCTTGCGTCAACCAATCAAAGCGATTGAAAAGGCGACTGAGACGGCGCGAGAAGTCGCAAACGGCAACTTCAATGTCGATTTCGAGGAAGCAAAGCGCGGGGATGAAGTCGATCAATTGATGCACGAACTCGAAGTCATGGTCTTACATATCCGCAAACAAGCAACACAGATGGGGAGCTCGAGCGATAAGCTGACAGCATCAGCGCAAGAAATCGCAGCAGCAGTCCAAGAAGGCAATGCGTCCGGTGAAAGCATTCGTTCAGCGATGGCAGAGCTATCAGCGAAGATGAATGAAAATGTCGATCAAGCCTACTTGTCAATGGATGCGCTTGGCGCTGTTAAACGAACGATGGATGACGTTGCAAAAGAGATGAACGAAGCGTTGAAATCAGCAACGGTCATGCAGACGGAAGCACAAAATGGTAAGACACTTGCGACCGATTCTGTTGAAGCGATGCATATGATTTCGAAGAAGATGGAACAGTCAGCGACGCTGAACGGTCGTCTGACGGATATGACAGGTGAGATCTCACGGATCACCGATGTCATCAGTGACATTTCAGCACAGACGAATTTACTCAGTTTGAACGCATCGATTGAAGCGGCACGAGCGGGCGAAGCAGGACGTGGTTTTGCCGTCGTCGCAGCAGAAGTTAAAAAATTAGCGGAACAGACAGCAACGTCAGCGAAAGAAATCACCGATTTGATTTCTGGTGTCAAACGTCTTGTTAATGATACGGCAAACGCAATGACCGATGTCCAAAGTGAAGTTGCGACAGGTGTTGGACTTGTTGAGCAGGCAGGCTCGTCATTTGAAGAGATTCATCATTCGACGGAGAACGTCTATTCACGCGTTAAATCGGTTGACCAGCTTGTCGTCAAATCCGATCAAGAGATTGATCAGGTCGGTTTAACGACTGCGAATATCTTGGCAATGGTCGAAGAAGCTTCGAAACATGCAGAACAAGTCTTACAGGCGTCGAGCCATCAAGCGGCATCGCTCGGTGAAGTGAATGGTGCGATGGAAGAACTTGTGGCGGTAGCGGAGCAATTACAAGCAGAGACAGGTGCGACGCGTCTTTAA